A single Gemmatimonadota bacterium DNA region contains:
- a CDS encoding TonB-dependent receptor, whose protein sequence is MKSDRVFWIVGLLAFLLLFSATSEQVVAGTTGKIKGQIVDSNGQALPGANVIIEGTSQGTTTGPDGDYLILLVNPGTYTLTASMIGYDQISKTDVQAIADFTTTVDFTLKETALEMTAIVVVAERPPVEPDRTTTKYILDNSNVEEVAPIVKDTEQVLELLAGVGLDGDTSIRGGDTSSSGSGSSDVVYYVDGVPMSAVNVERRSHASRNFQSVNSSAVQELAVVTGGMEAEFGNAQAGVVNIVTKEGSRDFHGSLDYLLNPAGKKHWGSNVYDSPYYQDKMKWNNSNWTGETDPVTGRRVHERIDYTGVIGHRIEGTLSGPVIENASFFTSARYRGLAAIFPEGKQRGFYLYPDRKSGWIASPGNIETSYKLTGIARSKFKVGVGGIYGRSGSYWGGSGARRQLGRDIFLPEGSGAGQVKYKNDLAYVSLTHILTPKTFYEAKLSFFRDNQDTTNVPVDQYGEGLTEDIRRDADGYFTAAPSTRTEYQLTKRERVNFKLDFSSQITKGHFVKSGFEAAFDKVLTVWERWRSMTSFALRVAGKPYTRDTPWEPIQSSWYIQDKMEFHGLVLNVGARYDRLDWGTQVPQGEHGLWSMAPMTKSWTRQQLIPLVDAEALQAWSPRVGVSHPITDRATIRYSFGVFRQLPSTWYIAQYGWVSRARAADFNNNGQIDPTEVGNQSDSRDWSGFWNHIKYETTTSFEVGTDWNFVGDYISSLTVFYKSGTDQFFYGNSYWWDPQKQAPQRGGADWRNNSYEDVRGIELSLRKNLSHGFSFLVSYNKQWVSAARQSGWWRTYFVPDSNWVATGSNYYVTHSRDTNGDGQVNSSDSGAEVPVLLTAEEIQEFGHRANERLRAIQNGTAADYDPLKETEIKEMEDWPGMWSYKQFNVNPRGRNTAQGTFGTERPGFGSVVFVYHSPTDYGPVWGDISVTMVYRMQEGRARRFALPGEPPKWWFGPMHTRTDLAFVKRFQIRNQVRSTFYFNVRNLFNQRDLQPRPAEDWWKNGLDRPRPDSGTYKQFGDTGELNRYAGFPREIELGVMVSF, encoded by the coding sequence ATGAAGAGTGATCGTGTTTTCTGGATTGTAGGGTTGCTCGCCTTTCTGCTGCTGTTCTCGGCGACCTCCGAGCAGGTGGTTGCCGGAACCACAGGAAAGATTAAAGGTCAGATCGTTGACAGCAACGGCCAGGCGTTGCCCGGGGCAAATGTGATCATCGAGGGCACCTCACAGGGTACCACCACAGGGCCAGATGGGGACTACTTGATCTTACTGGTGAATCCGGGGACCTACACGCTGACAGCGTCCATGATCGGCTACGATCAGATTTCCAAGACGGACGTCCAGGCCATCGCTGATTTTACCACGACTGTAGATTTTACCCTGAAGGAGACCGCCCTGGAGATGACCGCAATCGTGGTCGTTGCTGAGCGGCCCCCAGTGGAGCCGGACAGGACAACCACCAAATACATCCTGGACAACTCCAACGTCGAGGAGGTCGCTCCCATCGTCAAGGACACCGAACAGGTGCTTGAACTCCTGGCCGGGGTCGGTCTGGACGGAGACACGTCGATCCGGGGTGGAGACACGTCGTCATCTGGCTCTGGGAGCAGTGACGTGGTTTACTACGTCGATGGAGTACCCATGTCTGCAGTCAATGTAGAGCGGCGGTCGCACGCCAGCCGAAATTTTCAGAGCGTCAACTCCAGTGCTGTTCAGGAACTCGCCGTGGTTACAGGCGGGATGGAGGCCGAGTTCGGCAACGCCCAGGCGGGTGTTGTCAACATTGTGACAAAAGAAGGGAGCAGGGACTTCCACGGCAGCCTGGATTACCTGTTGAATCCGGCCGGGAAAAAGCACTGGGGCAGCAATGTCTATGACAGCCCCTATTATCAAGATAAGATGAAGTGGAACAATTCGAACTGGACGGGCGAAACCGACCCGGTGACCGGACGGAGGGTGCACGAGCGGATCGATTACACCGGCGTGATCGGCCACCGCATAGAGGGGACTCTGTCCGGACCAGTGATCGAAAATGCTTCCTTTTTTACCTCGGCCAGGTATCGGGGGTTGGCGGCGATATTTCCAGAGGGCAAACAGCGCGGCTTCTACCTCTACCCAGACCGAAAATCGGGTTGGATTGCCTCTCCTGGCAACATCGAGACCTCCTACAAACTAACCGGGATCGCACGCTCAAAGTTCAAGGTGGGCGTGGGGGGCATATACGGCCGTTCAGGAAGCTACTGGGGAGGCTCAGGTGCCAGAAGGCAGTTGGGCCGCGACATCTTTCTCCCTGAGGGGAGTGGGGCCGGGCAGGTCAAGTATAAAAACGACCTGGCCTATGTATCGCTGACCCACATCCTGACGCCCAAGACATTTTACGAGGCAAAGCTTTCCTTTTTCCGAGATAACCAGGACACCACCAACGTACCGGTAGATCAATACGGAGAAGGCCTTACCGAGGACATTCGCCGGGACGCGGACGGCTACTTCACGGCTGCCCCTTCGACGAGAACCGAGTATCAGCTTACGAAGCGAGAACGGGTCAACTTCAAGCTCGATTTCTCCAGCCAGATCACAAAGGGTCACTTCGTCAAGAGCGGGTTCGAGGCCGCGTTCGACAAAGTGCTGACCGTATGGGAACGCTGGCGAAGTATGACGAGTTTCGCCCTGCGCGTAGCCGGGAAGCCATATACGAGGGATACGCCGTGGGAACCCATCCAGTCGTCCTGGTATATCCAGGACAAGATGGAGTTTCACGGGCTGGTCCTGAACGTGGGTGCTCGCTATGACCGACTGGATTGGGGCACCCAGGTGCCTCAGGGCGAACACGGACTCTGGTCGATGGCGCCGATGACCAAATCGTGGACGCGCCAACAGCTCATCCCTCTGGTGGATGCCGAGGCCCTGCAGGCCTGGAGTCCCCGGGTTGGGGTCTCACACCCGATCACCGACAGAGCTACGATCCGCTACTCTTTCGGAGTGTTCCGCCAGTTGCCCTCCACATGGTACATCGCTCAATACGGATGGGTCAGTCGAGCACGGGCAGCGGATTTCAACAACAACGGACAGATCGACCCGACAGAGGTCGGGAACCAGTCGGACTCGCGGGACTGGTCCGGATTCTGGAACCACATTAAGTATGAAACGACCACCAGCTTCGAGGTCGGGACCGACTGGAACTTTGTCGGGGACTACATCAGTTCTCTGACGGTCTTCTACAAGAGTGGGACGGATCAGTTCTTCTACGGCAATAGCTACTGGTGGGACCCGCAGAAGCAGGCTCCCCAGCGCGGTGGCGCTGACTGGAGGAACAACTCCTATGAGGACGTCCGGGGCATCGAACTGTCGCTGAGGAAGAATCTCAGCCACGGGTTCTCATTCCTGGTTTCGTACAATAAGCAGTGGGTGTCTGCCGCACGCCAGTCCGGGTGGTGGCGGACCTACTTTGTGCCCGACTCGAACTGGGTCGCCACCGGATCCAACTACTATGTGACGCACTCCCGGGACACCAACGGCGACGGGCAGGTGAACAGCAGCGATTCCGGAGCGGAAGTACCGGTGCTGCTGACCGCCGAGGAGATCCAGGAATTCGGCCATCGGGCCAACGAACGGCTCCGGGCCATCCAGAATGGCACCGCGGCGGACTACGACCCGCTCAAGGAAACCGAGATCAAAGAAATGGAGGATTGGCCAGGCATGTGGTCCTACAAACAGTTTAACGTAAACCCCCGGGGACGGAACACAGCACAGGGGACTTTTGGGACCGAACGGCCGGGTTTCGGATCGGTGGTGTTTGTGTATCACTCGCCGACCGACTATGGACCGGTGTGGGGCGACATCAGCGTCACGATGGTCTATCGGATGCAGGAGGGGAGGGCCAGGCGGTTCGCACTGCCTGGCGAGCCACCGAAGTGGTGGTTCGGACCTATGCATACCCGGACCGACCTGGCCTTTGTGAAGCGGTTCCAGATCCGCAACCAGGTGCGCTCTACATTCTATTTCAACGTCAGGAACCTGTTTAACCAGCGCGATCTACAGCCCAGGCCGGCTGAGGACTGGTGGAAAAACGGTCTGGATCGGCCAAGGCCCGACAGCGGCACGTACAAACAGTTCGGTGATACCGGAGAACTGAACCGATATGCCGGGTTTCCAAGAGAGATCGAGCTGGGAGTGATGGTGTCCTTTTGA
- a CDS encoding UPF0164 family protein: protein MKGGIKMRRSLLIATLAALMGPFLAVDAEAIFKKLGTTGFNFVKIGQSARPVAMGSAYMAISNDINSIFWNPAGLTHIERAAYTFSYNRWFADSKLYSGAVAYRFGASVFGVSMVSFRTKPFEETTIFEPMGTGKMVEGDDIAFGVAYAYQFTDRLSFGANFRYLQESLFEDSNTTFDASVGTLFYTGFQSFRLAMTLKNFGQDNTVIAESSFMPVVYTIAGAMEVIGKVGDPTYLTLSAENVFAIDYEGRVHMGAELWLANTLALRGGYKWNYDAEDFSVGAGLKRAFGAASLSVDIAYTHSKYFNAPLRFTVNGTF from the coding sequence ATGAAAGGAGGCATAAAAATGAGACGCAGTCTGTTGATAGCCACTTTGGCCGCACTGATGGGGCCGTTTCTGGCCGTGGATGCAGAGGCCATCTTCAAGAAACTGGGCACGACCGGGTTTAACTTTGTGAAAATTGGCCAATCGGCTCGCCCTGTGGCGATGGGATCTGCATATATGGCCATTTCTAACGATATCAATAGCATCTTCTGGAATCCGGCTGGTCTGACCCACATCGAGAGGGCTGCATATACCTTTTCTTACAATCGCTGGTTTGCCGATTCAAAACTCTACTCGGGTGCCGTGGCTTATCGTTTCGGTGCTTCGGTCTTCGGGGTCAGCATGGTGTCGTTCCGGACGAAGCCATTTGAGGAGACGACTATTTTCGAACCCATGGGCACCGGCAAGATGGTAGAGGGGGACGACATCGCGTTCGGTGTTGCCTATGCCTACCAGTTCACCGATAGGCTCTCTTTCGGTGCAAACTTCAGGTACCTTCAAGAGTCTCTATTCGAAGATTCGAATACGACTTTTGACGCCAGCGTCGGTACGCTTTTCTACACTGGTTTCCAGTCTTTCCGGTTGGCGATGACCCTGAAGAACTTCGGGCAGGACAACACCGTTATCGCAGAGAGCTCTTTTATGCCGGTGGTTTACACAATCGCCGGGGCCATGGAAGTGATCGGGAAGGTGGGAGATCCCACTTACCTGACACTTTCAGCAGAGAACGTATTTGCGATTGATTACGAAGGACGCGTTCACATGGGTGCTGAGCTGTGGTTGGCCAATACACTGGCACTGAGGGGGGGATACAAGTGGAATTACGACGCCGAGGATTTCAGCGTCGGCGCCGGGCTCAAGCGGGCTTTTGGTGCCGCGTCGCTAAGTGTGGACATCGCTTACACTCATAGCAAATACTTCAACGCACCTTTGAGATTCACGGTAAACGGGACGTTCTGA
- a CDS encoding Gfo/Idh/MocA family oxidoreductase, which translates to MRDSFKGGVLEMKTYKVGVVGLGHGRSHVRLTHEYLEQTECAAICDVNEERLKNTAEELDIGKTTTHYADLLSDPDLDILCICSPCHIHGQMVLAALDAGKHVMVETPMENESMERLWKIITMAERRHLKVQMDCPDRWIPESVKMKQLIDDGHVGEIYYVICEYLQDIRQQGGGGLMKKEGFRMGYGVKAQESVSAGAGIYAVDTARWFLGEDFTEVFAYGNRKNLPSRNVDDHDVALFRTASGAIARVQCSKAARRPYKEITKSVWGTKGTIESTGYLPAPPDSTGLYGCLVEDGAGPKPYTGPYEMRPIEVPSVPLPEWITQDMVRKVGHGGVEFFSWMDLIHSIENDCMSEINVYEAARTCAGAVAVNESKVAHRPISIPQIVDRHDEMKPLYPLPYGEASSAEL; encoded by the coding sequence TTGAGGGATTCATTTAAAGGTGGGGTGCTGGAAATGAAGACTTACAAGGTCGGTGTGGTCGGACTCGGTCACGGAAGAAGCCATGTTCGTCTAACCCACGAATACCTTGAGCAGACCGAGTGCGCTGCGATCTGTGATGTGAACGAGGAGCGGCTGAAGAACACGGCTGAAGAACTGGATATAGGCAAGACAACCACGCATTACGCGGACTTACTTTCGGACCCGGACCTGGACATTCTGTGTATCTGTTCGCCCTGTCATATCCACGGGCAGATGGTGCTGGCGGCGCTGGATGCCGGCAAGCATGTGATGGTTGAGACGCCGATGGAAAACGAGTCCATGGAACGACTCTGGAAAATTATCACGATGGCCGAACGCCGGCATCTGAAGGTCCAGATGGACTGCCCGGACCGGTGGATCCCGGAGTCGGTGAAGATGAAGCAGTTGATCGACGATGGCCATGTGGGGGAAATCTATTACGTGATCTGCGAATATTTACAGGATATTCGGCAGCAGGGCGGAGGCGGACTCATGAAAAAAGAGGGTTTCCGGATGGGCTACGGGGTGAAGGCACAGGAATCTGTGTCTGCCGGAGCCGGCATCTATGCTGTGGACACGGCCCGGTGGTTTCTGGGAGAGGACTTCACGGAGGTTTTTGCCTACGGCAATCGCAAGAATCTGCCCAGCCGGAACGTGGACGACCACGATGTGGCTCTGTTTCGGACGGCCTCTGGGGCGATTGCACGGGTCCAGTGTTCAAAGGCAGCGAGGCGTCCCTACAAGGAAATTACAAAATCGGTGTGGGGTACGAAGGGCACGATCGAATCTACGGGGTATCTGCCTGCGCCCCCGGACAGTACGGGGCTTTACGGATGTCTGGTGGAGGACGGCGCCGGACCCAAGCCTTATACCGGGCCTTACGAGATGCGTCCGATTGAGGTGCCGTCGGTTCCACTACCGGAGTGGATCACCCAGGATATGGTCAGGAAGGTGGGGCATGGCGGTGTGGAGTTCTTCAGTTGGATGGACTTGATCCACTCGATCGAGAACGATTGTATGTCGGAGATCAATGTCTATGAAGCGGCGCGCACATGTGCCGGGGCAGTTGCGGTCAACGAGTCGAAGGTGGCGCATCGACCGATCTCTATCCCACAGATTGTGGATCGACACGATGAGATGAAACCGCTCTATCCACTGCCCTATGGGGAAGCGTCGAGTGCGGAGCTTTGA
- a CDS encoding 3-oxoacyl-ACP reductase FabG, with amino-acid sequence MENDTKPSPLQGLEDRVAVVTGGSRGIGRAIARELARQGVAVAVNYTANAPAAASVVSEIERDGGQAMAIQADVSDRTAVEAMVQAAVQRFGSIDILVNNAGIDVAVSVLDTTDADWERIFAVNARGCFLCTQIAARVMIDAGGGGRIINISSLNAHLGWIARAAYSASKGAMEAFTRCCARDLGQYGITVNAVAPGAIRTDIWGDALTPGAEKAQAERVALGHIGEPEDVAGIVVFLASPSARFITGEVILVDGGRGTCDYLPTEHALEDKMYP; translated from the coding sequence ATGGAGAACGATACAAAACCATCCCCTCTTCAAGGTCTGGAAGATCGCGTTGCGGTCGTGACGGGCGGGAGCCGGGGCATCGGTCGGGCAATCGCTCGCGAGTTGGCACGTCAGGGGGTGGCGGTCGCCGTCAACTATACCGCCAATGCCCCGGCAGCCGCGAGCGTGGTCAGTGAGATTGAGCGGGATGGAGGACAGGCTATGGCGATCCAGGCCGATGTATCGGATCGCACAGCAGTGGAGGCCATGGTCCAGGCAGCGGTTCAACGTTTTGGCAGTATCGATATTCTGGTCAACAACGCCGGTATAGATGTCGCCGTATCCGTTCTCGATACAACCGATGCCGATTGGGAGCGGATTTTTGCGGTAAATGCCCGGGGGTGCTTTCTCTGCACGCAAATCGCGGCTCGGGTTATGATCGATGCCGGGGGCGGTGGACGGATCATCAACATCAGTTCGCTCAACGCCCACCTGGGCTGGATTGCAAGAGCCGCCTACAGCGCCTCCAAGGGTGCGATGGAGGCTTTTACCCGGTGCTGTGCCCGGGATCTGGGGCAATATGGAATTACGGTCAACGCCGTGGCACCCGGTGCGATTCGGACCGACATTTGGGGCGATGCGCTCACGCCCGGCGCTGAAAAGGCACAGGCCGAGCGCGTTGCCCTCGGGCACATCGGAGAGCCGGAGGATGTCGCCGGAATCGTTGTATTTTTGGCGTCCCCATCTGCGCGCTTTATCACCGGCGAGGTTATCCTGGTGGATGGCGGCCGAGGGACATGCGATTACTTGCCGACAGAGCATGCGTTAGAGGACAAGATGTATCCGTAG
- a CDS encoding M20/M25/M40 family metallo-hydrolase has product MAEDTLKQIFEYVDQHFDDHLAATQRYLRQPSISTENLGIQKCAEMTAEMLRDLGADARLVPLKGGHPVVYGHLMSSNSDRTLLVYGMYDVQPVDPLEAWDSPPFEARIVDGRIIARGAINTKGPLMAFIHAVHSIQAVTGDVPVNLIFLIDGEEELGSRHLPQFIEQYTDELKTADAMYYHLPLETVKGHPQVSLGFKGIAYFELAVKTLPTDAHSMVGPVVNSPVWRLIWALNSMRGADDRIVIDGFYENVRLPTEDDEHLLTDLVDIWGPRAFKEMYGITEFREGLDGLDLVREAIFAPGLNIDGFLSGYTGPGPKAIVPASAMCKIDIRLVPDMTVQEILDKVRAHLNRHGYGDIELRFVTGYDPARTSPKEHIAQAAVRALRRLDAEPGVVPILPGTAPQVLFSEPPLNLPFVMSGLGHGWLLHAPNEYFEVEGLRACEKSAVALLYEFADA; this is encoded by the coding sequence ATGGCAGAGGATACACTTAAACAGATTTTCGAATATGTTGATCAACATTTCGACGATCATCTGGCAGCTACGCAACGCTATCTTCGCCAACCCAGCATCTCAACGGAGAATTTGGGGATACAGAAGTGTGCCGAAATGACCGCAGAGATGCTGCGAGACCTGGGTGCAGACGCGAGGCTGGTCCCTCTGAAAGGCGGTCATCCCGTCGTGTACGGCCATTTGATGTCCAGCAACAGCGATCGCACCCTTCTGGTCTATGGCATGTATGACGTCCAACCGGTAGATCCGCTGGAGGCCTGGGATTCGCCGCCCTTTGAGGCCAGGATTGTGGATGGCCGTATCATTGCCCGAGGTGCCATAAACACCAAGGGACCGCTGATGGCTTTTATTCACGCCGTCCATTCCATTCAGGCCGTTACGGGTGATGTGCCCGTCAACCTCATTTTTCTCATAGACGGTGAGGAGGAATTGGGCAGTCGGCACCTGCCCCAGTTTATTGAGCAGTACACAGATGAGTTGAAGACGGCCGATGCGATGTACTACCATCTCCCATTGGAGACCGTTAAAGGCCATCCGCAGGTAAGTCTGGGTTTCAAAGGCATTGCCTACTTTGAACTGGCGGTCAAAACACTGCCGACTGATGCGCATTCCATGGTCGGGCCTGTGGTCAACAGCCCGGTGTGGCGGCTGATCTGGGCACTTAATTCTATGCGCGGGGCCGACGATCGAATTGTGATTGATGGTTTTTATGAGAATGTACGGCTTCCCACTGAGGATGATGAGCACCTGCTCACCGATCTGGTCGATATTTGGGGGCCCCGTGCTTTCAAGGAGATGTACGGTATTACGGAATTCCGTGAAGGGCTTGATGGCCTGGACCTTGTCAGAGAAGCGATTTTTGCGCCTGGCCTGAATATCGACGGCTTTCTGTCCGGATACACTGGGCCCGGACCCAAAGCGATTGTGCCAGCTTCGGCGATGTGCAAAATAGACATCCGATTGGTGCCGGATATGACTGTCCAGGAGATTCTGGACAAGGTACGCGCCCATCTGAACCGACATGGGTATGGCGATATCGAACTGAGATTTGTGACCGGATACGATCCAGCCAGGACATCGCCGAAAGAGCATATCGCGCAAGCCGCTGTCAGAGCCCTCAGAAGATTAGACGCCGAGCCTGGAGTTGTGCCTATATTACCTGGAACGGCTCCGCAAGTGTTGTTCAGCGAGCCTCCGTTGAACCTGCCCTTTGTGATGTCGGGACTCGGTCACGGCTGGTTATTGCACGCCCCTAACGAGTATTTCGAAGTGGAGGGCCTGCGAGCATGTGAGAAGTCGGCGGTTGCGCTTCTGTATGAATTTGCAGATGCTTGA
- a CDS encoding phytanoyl-CoA dioxygenase family protein, which produces MSVLSTEDRTFWEENGYVVIPNAVPPDQVRAAEQKVWDFLGMGPEHPESWYPNPPRASIMVEMYQDQTLWNNRQYPRVYRAFAEIFGTKKLWVSIDRASMNPPERDDWKYSGKFHWDTSLDLPIEFWVQGVLYLTDTAPNQGAFSCVPGFHRKIKAWLKDLPPDADPRQQDIESLGVRSIPGRAGDLIIWHSALPHGSSPNTADLPRVAQYITMYPAQEEDEEARDHRIEAWRDRLAGLVIEVTGKRWELRKEKEHELGLTAKLSPLGRTLLGLDLWEDN; this is translated from the coding sequence ATGTCCGTCTTAAGCACAGAAGACCGAACCTTTTGGGAAGAGAACGGTTATGTTGTTATTCCCAATGCCGTTCCCCCGGATCAGGTCAGAGCAGCCGAACAAAAGGTCTGGGATTTTCTGGGCATGGGTCCCGAGCATCCAGAAAGCTGGTACCCGAATCCTCCCCGTGCGAGTATTATGGTCGAAATGTACCAGGATCAGACCCTCTGGAACAACCGCCAGTATCCCCGCGTCTATCGGGCGTTTGCCGAGATTTTTGGGACGAAAAAGCTGTGGGTGAGCATCGATAGAGCCAGTATGAATCCACCAGAACGGGACGACTGGAAATACTCCGGCAAATTCCATTGGGATACATCGTTGGATTTGCCGATCGAATTTTGGGTACAGGGTGTGCTCTATCTAACGGATACTGCCCCCAACCAGGGGGCGTTCTCCTGTGTACCCGGCTTTCACCGAAAGATCAAGGCGTGGCTGAAGGACCTGCCGCCGGATGCCGACCCCCGGCAGCAGGATATCGAAAGCCTGGGCGTGCGGTCAATTCCAGGCAGGGCGGGAGATCTCATTATCTGGCACAGTGCGTTGCCTCATGGAAGCAGTCCAAATACGGCCGATCTTCCGAGAGTAGCGCAATACATCACTATGTATCCCGCTCAAGAAGAAGATGAAGAAGCACGGGACCATCGGATTGAGGCCTGGCGAGATCGCCTGGCGGGTCTGGTTATCGAAGTAACCGGTAAGCGCTGGGAACTCCGGAAAGAAAAGGAACACGAACTTGGCCTGACAGCAAAATTGTCTCCCCTGGGACGAACACTATTAGGTCTTGATCTATGGGAAGACAATTAA
- a CDS encoding RraA family protein — translation MDFEEIKRRLSLLDTACICDANKDLRAIDSAIRPITTGLKLIGRAHTVTCHEDFLTVVKALRDAEQDEVLVIDSQGSRRALTGELFPTEAMRKQLAGVVIDGPCRDTAKIRTLPIPYYARSIYPVAGTTSKIFETQIPISCGGVSVHPGDILFGDDDGVVVATTAELSKAIPIAEDIQKKEGLLLTKMEEGVSLLDMLNFEEHSAKVGAGKESELKFIV, via the coding sequence ATGGATTTTGAAGAGATCAAGCGGCGTCTGTCCCTTCTCGATACCGCGTGCATATGTGATGCCAACAAGGACCTCAGGGCTATCGATTCTGCCATTCGTCCAATCACCACTGGCCTCAAGCTCATCGGACGTGCACACACTGTGACCTGCCACGAAGACTTTCTTACGGTCGTCAAAGCGCTGAGAGACGCCGAGCAGGATGAGGTTCTTGTCATCGATTCCCAGGGCAGTCGCAGGGCGCTGACGGGCGAATTGTTTCCGACTGAGGCCATGCGCAAGCAACTGGCTGGCGTCGTCATCGACGGTCCCTGCCGGGATACGGCAAAGATACGCACCTTACCTATTCCGTATTATGCCCGTTCAATCTATCCCGTTGCCGGTACCACTTCCAAGATATTCGAGACACAAATACCAATCTCGTGTGGAGGCGTGAGCGTGCATCCGGGTGATATTCTTTTCGGCGACGACGATGGTGTTGTTGTGGCAACCACCGCTGAATTGTCAAAGGCTATTCCGATTGCCGAGGATATCCAGAAAAAGGAAGGGCTGTTGCTCACAAAGATGGAAGAAGGGGTGAGCCTGCTTGACATGTTGAATTTTGAGGAACATTCTGCGAAGGTGGGTGCTGGAAAAGAGAGCGAGTTGAAGTTTATCGTTTGA
- a CDS encoding Gfo/Idh/MocA family oxidoreductase yields MAKTLKVAVVGMGHGRAHVRVFNEYIDQTEVVMVCDVVEERARSAAEEHGIGKWTTRYADVLAEKDVDLVALCTPCHLHGQHTLAALDHWKHVMVEVPMENQSLETLWKIVYMSERRNLKVQMDNQLRWMAPTVHMKRLIEQEKLGEIYYVETEYVHDIEGITIRQDGSPTFRWGLGELAQGSISAGGGLYAIDNAYWLMGEQFVEVFGYGNKKNMPYRQVYDHEVALFKTASGAIARCVCSKGPKRPTIEYAAVYGTKGTLETSGRLPHPPDGPGVYGCFADEDPNYSRGVYGWMYTMSVKQEDEAAKEQSEHGMVKIEVPPLIVDEEISGRVGHGGTEYLADLDLVNAILEDYQPPCNVYESARSCAGAICAVQSIYEGRPVQVPDIVDRSDAVKRFGPLPTAHQNSDEL; encoded by the coding sequence ATGGCAAAGACATTGAAGGTTGCTGTGGTCGGGATGGGCCATGGGAGGGCGCACGTTCGGGTGTTCAACGAGTACATCGACCAGACGGAAGTGGTGATGGTCTGCGATGTCGTTGAGGAGCGGGCCAGGTCCGCGGCAGAGGAACACGGCATTGGCAAGTGGACCACCCGATACGCCGATGTGCTCGCCGAAAAGGATGTGGACCTGGTGGCCCTCTGCACGCCCTGCCACCTGCACGGGCAGCACACTCTGGCGGCACTGGACCACTGGAAGCACGTTATGGTTGAGGTGCCAATGGAGAACCAGTCCCTGGAGACGCTCTGGAAGATTGTGTATATGTCTGAAAGGCGCAATCTGAAGGTCCAGATGGACAATCAGCTCCGGTGGATGGCACCGACGGTGCATATGAAGCGGTTGATCGAACAAGAAAAGCTTGGAGAGATCTACTATGTAGAGACAGAATATGTCCACGACATTGAGGGAATTACCATCCGGCAGGATGGTTCTCCGACCTTCCGATGGGGGTTGGGAGAACTGGCTCAGGGATCGATCAGCGCCGGCGGCGGTCTGTATGCCATAGATAATGCGTACTGGTTGATGGGAGAGCAATTCGTCGAGGTGTTCGGGTACGGGAACAAAAAGAATATGCCCTATCGACAGGTGTATGATCACGAAGTGGCGCTTTTCAAAACGGCGAGCGGTGCGATTGCCCGATGTGTCTGTTCAAAGGGCCCAAAGCGACCCACGATAGAGTATGCCGCCGTGTACGGGACGAAGGGCACGCTGGAGACCTCCGGCCGTCTGCCCCATCCTCCCGATGGGCCGGGTGTCTATGGCTGCTTTGCCGACGAAGATCCGAATTATAGCAGGGGCGTTTATGGGTGGATGTACACAATGTCCGTCAAACAGGAGGACGAGGCTGCAAAGGAGCAGTCGGAACACGGGATGGTGAAGATCGAAGTGCCGCCGCTGATTGTGGATGAGGAAATCTCCGGGAGGGTGGGCCACGGCGGCACGGAGTACCTGGCCGACCTGGATCTGGTGAATGCCATCCTGGAAGACTATCAGCCGCCGTGCAACGTCTATGAGAGCGCCCGATCCTGCGCTGGAGCAATCTGTGCGGTGCAGTCGATCTACGAGGGGAGGCCGGTCCAGGTGCCGGATATCGTGGATAGAAGCGACGCCGTCAAGCGATTTGGACCACTACCGACTGCACACCAGAACTCGGATGAGCTATAA